A window of Dissulfurirhabdus thermomarina contains these coding sequences:
- the proB gene encoding glutamate 5-kinase gives METGGVNRKAAAGRARNVVVKVGSAVLTAADGLDLQVLGDLCRQVAALRASGRRLTLVSSGAIAAGRRKMAHLPPPRTVPEKQALAAVGQGRLIRAYEEAFDRFDIRVAQILLTRDGLVARRRYLNARNTLQTLLQWGVVPVINENDTVATEEIQFTDNDALAALIVHLVEADFLVCLSDIDGLYDRDPADDPGAARIPEVAKIDDGVAALASPRPGRAGRGGMHSKIAAARMVTASGVPVVVAGGRTPDVLGRIFAGEDVGTFFHPRPGRALAGRKPWIAMALAREGAVRIDAGAARALTEMGRSLLPAGVRAVEGEFEAGACVVCLGPGGEEVAVGLTNYGSGELRKILGCQTGEICEKIGYPGAPEVIHRDNMVLL, from the coding sequence ATGGAAACCGGGGGCGTGAACCGGAAGGCGGCCGCGGGCCGCGCCCGAAACGTGGTGGTCAAGGTGGGCAGCGCCGTCCTCACCGCCGCCGACGGGCTCGATCTCCAGGTGCTGGGCGACCTGTGCCGGCAGGTGGCGGCCCTCCGGGCATCCGGCCGGCGTCTCACCCTGGTTTCCTCCGGGGCCATAGCGGCCGGCCGCCGCAAGATGGCCCATCTCCCTCCGCCCCGCACCGTGCCCGAGAAGCAGGCCCTGGCCGCCGTGGGCCAAGGGCGGCTCATCCGTGCCTACGAGGAGGCCTTCGACCGCTTCGACATCCGGGTGGCCCAGATCCTGCTCACCCGGGACGGCCTCGTCGCCCGCCGCCGTTACCTCAACGCCCGAAACACCCTCCAGACCCTCCTCCAGTGGGGGGTCGTGCCGGTGATCAACGAGAACGACACGGTGGCCACCGAGGAGATCCAGTTCACCGACAACGACGCCCTGGCCGCCCTCATCGTGCACCTCGTCGAGGCGGACTTCCTGGTCTGCCTGAGCGACATCGACGGGCTCTACGACCGGGATCCCGCGGACGACCCCGGCGCGGCCCGCATCCCGGAAGTCGCCAAGATCGACGACGGGGTGGCGGCGCTGGCCAGCCCGCGGCCGGGCCGCGCGGGGCGGGGGGGCATGCACTCCAAGATCGCCGCCGCCCGCATGGTGACGGCCTCTGGGGTGCCGGTGGTGGTGGCCGGGGGACGGACCCCCGACGTCCTCGGGCGGATCTTCGCCGGGGAGGACGTCGGGACCTTCTTCCACCCGCGGCCGGGCCGGGCCCTGGCCGGGCGCAAGCCCTGGATCGCCATGGCGCTCGCCCGGGAGGGGGCCGTCCGGATCGACGCCGGGGCGGCGCGGGCCCTCACGGAGATGGGCCGGAGCCTGCTGCCCGCCGGGGTGCGGGCGGTGGAGGGCGAGTTCGAGGCCGGGGCCTGCGTGGTCTGCCTCGGGCCCGGCGGCGAGGAGGTGGCGGTGGGACTCACCAACTACGGGTCCGGGGAGCTCCGGAAGATCCTCGGTTGCCAGACCGGGGAGATCTGTGAAAAAATCGGCTATCCCGGTGCCCCGGAGGTGATCCACCGGGACAACATGGTGCTCTTGTGA
- the rsfS gene encoding ribosome silencing factor: MTRTKTETTPAPEPLLREEALARFAAAQVADNKGEDVVVLDVRGRSSVADFFVIGQGRSTRHVQGMVDKIQQALEARGARCLGVEGEAEGQWVLLDYDEVVVHLFYEPVRRFYDLEGLWREAPRLDLGTPGGAAAGD, translated from the coding sequence ATGACACGAACGAAGACCGAGACGACCCCCGCCCCGGAGCCCCTGCTCCGCGAGGAGGCGCTGGCCCGCTTCGCGGCGGCGCAGGTGGCCGACAACAAGGGGGAAGACGTGGTGGTTCTGGACGTGCGCGGGCGGTCCTCGGTGGCCGACTTCTTCGTGATCGGCCAGGGGCGCTCCACCCGGCACGTCCAGGGCATGGTGGACAAGATCCAACAGGCCCTCGAGGCCCGGGGCGCCCGCTGCCTCGGCGTGGAGGGCGAGGCCGAGGGGCAGTGGGTGCTCCTGGACTACGACGAGGTGGTGGTGCACCTCTTCTACGAGCCGGTCCGGCGCTTCTACGACCTCGAGGGCCTGTGGCGGGAGGCGCCGCGGCTGGACCTCGGGACCCCGGGCGGCGCCGCCGCCGGGGACTGA
- the rplU gene encoding 50S ribosomal protein L21, with product MYAVIQTGGKQYKVSPGEVLRVEKLDAEVGAELEIPEVLLVADGADVKVGTPLVEAARVKARVVEHGRHPKVIVFKKKRRQGYKVKKGHRQAYTAIEIQEISA from the coding sequence ATGTACGCTGTGATCCAGACCGGCGGCAAGCAATACAAGGTCTCCCCGGGCGAGGTGCTCCGGGTGGAGAAGCTCGACGCCGAGGTGGGCGCCGAGCTCGAGATCCCCGAGGTGCTCCTGGTGGCCGACGGCGCCGACGTCAAGGTGGGCACCCCCCTGGTGGAGGCCGCCCGGGTCAAGGCCCGGGTGGTGGAGCACGGCCGCCACCCCAAGGTCATCGTCTTCAAGAAGAAGCGGCGCCAGGGCTACAAGGTGAAGAAGGGGCACCGGCAGGCCTACACCGCCATCGAGATCCAGGAGATCAGCGCCTAG
- the gpmI gene encoding 2,3-bisphosphoglycerate-independent phosphoglycerate mutase, translating to MAHDTFSAGAVPGRPVLLVIMDGWGWREEAEGNAIRLAATPNLDRYGRDYPFTLLEASGEAVGLPAGQMGNSEVGHLNLGAGRIVYQELTRIDKAIADGSFFRNEVLLEAVHRAREAGGTLHLLGLVSDGGVHSQMEHLFALLRLARDAGLPRVVVHAFLDGRDTLPTSGAGHVRRLLDEMAAVGCGRIGTLVGRYYAMDRDRRWDRVQRAYAALVRGEGRRATDPVAALEAAYQAGETDEFVRPVVLAEPDGMPLPRVADGDAVIFFNFRADRARQLTRAFTEPGFSEFDVADRPRLATFVTLTRYDEHFDLPAAFPPQHLDRILGQVVSEAGIPQLRVAETEKYAHVTYFFNGGEEQPFPGEDRVLVPSPREVATYDLKPEMSARGVAEAVLERTAGGRYGLVVVNFANGDMVGHTGVFEAAVRACEVVDECVGRITEAWRAGGGAALITADHGNAEVMLAPGGGAATAHTMSPVPFYLVDDIRRDRRLRRGILADVAPTALAVMGLAQPADMTGRPLFEG from the coding sequence ATGGCACACGATACCTTTTCGGCGGGGGCGGTCCCCGGCCGTCCCGTGCTCCTCGTCATCATGGACGGCTGGGGCTGGCGGGAGGAGGCGGAGGGCAACGCCATCCGCCTGGCCGCCACGCCCAACCTCGATCGTTACGGCCGGGACTATCCCTTCACCCTGCTCGAGGCCTCGGGCGAGGCGGTGGGGCTGCCGGCCGGGCAGATGGGAAACTCCGAGGTGGGGCACCTGAACCTCGGCGCCGGGCGCATCGTCTACCAGGAGCTGACCCGGATCGACAAGGCCATCGCCGATGGGTCCTTCTTTCGGAACGAGGTCCTGCTCGAGGCCGTGCACCGGGCCCGGGAGGCTGGCGGGACGCTGCACCTCCTCGGCCTGGTCTCCGACGGCGGAGTCCACAGCCAGATGGAGCACCTCTTCGCCCTGCTGCGGCTCGCCCGCGACGCGGGGCTCCCCCGGGTGGTGGTGCACGCCTTCCTCGACGGCCGGGACACCCTCCCCACCAGCGGCGCCGGCCACGTGCGGCGCCTCCTCGACGAGATGGCCGCCGTCGGCTGCGGCCGCATCGGCACCCTGGTGGGCCGCTACTACGCCATGGACCGGGACCGGCGCTGGGACCGGGTCCAGCGGGCCTACGCGGCCCTGGTCCGGGGCGAGGGGCGCCGGGCGACGGACCCCGTGGCCGCCCTGGAGGCCGCCTACCAGGCGGGGGAGACCGACGAGTTCGTCCGGCCCGTGGTGCTCGCGGAGCCCGACGGGATGCCGCTTCCCCGGGTGGCGGACGGCGACGCGGTGATCTTCTTCAACTTCCGGGCGGACCGGGCGCGGCAGCTCACGCGTGCCTTCACCGAGCCGGGCTTCAGCGAGTTCGACGTGGCCGACCGGCCGCGGCTGGCCACCTTCGTGACCCTCACCCGCTACGACGAGCACTTCGACCTGCCGGCCGCCTTTCCGCCCCAGCACCTCGACCGCATCCTCGGCCAGGTGGTGAGCGAGGCGGGCATCCCCCAGCTCCGGGTGGCCGAGACGGAGAAGTACGCCCACGTGACCTACTTCTTCAACGGCGGCGAGGAGCAGCCCTTCCCGGGGGAAGACCGCGTCCTGGTCCCCTCGCCCCGGGAGGTGGCGACCTATGACCTCAAGCCGGAGATGAGCGCCCGGGGCGTGGCCGAGGCGGTCCTGGAGCGGACCGCCGGGGGGCGCTACGGCCTGGTGGTGGTGAACTTCGCCAACGGCGACATGGTGGGCCACACCGGGGTCTTCGAGGCGGCGGTGCGGGCCTGCGAGGTGGTGGACGAGTGCGTGGGCCGCATCACCGAGGCGTGGCGGGCGGGGGGCGGGGCCGCCCTCATCACCGCCGACCACGGAAACGCCGAGGTCATGCTCGCCCCCGGGGGCGGGGCGGCCACGGCCCACACCATGTCCCCCGTTCCCTTCTACCTGGTGGACGACATCCGCCGCGATCGGCGGCTCCGGCGGGGGATCCTCGCCGACGTGGCCCCCACGGCCCTCGCCGTCATGGGGCTTGCGCAGCCGGCCGACATGACGGGCCGGCCGCTCTTCGAGGGCTGA
- a CDS encoding nucleoside-diphosphate sugar epimerase/dehydratase, with the protein MNGRTWRHLFVRHRVRLVRAALFLHDALALTAAWFGAYWLRFGFAIPAHHWRYAAHLWPLVLAVQLLVFRAWGLHRMVIRFVSVPDLLKILAGGATANFLLLGLLFSWDRLAYLPRSILPLDFLLVVFFLGGGRFLYRLLREGLPGAGAGLRTLVVGAGQAGEQLVRDMLRQQGGPYRPVGFLDDDRGKVGREILGVRVLGRTRDLPEIARELGAEMVLLAIPSAGRRTLRRLTELCRETGLPYRTLPSLHDLMAGQVTVSALREVTVEDLLGRDPVQLDWAAIRAEVEGRRILVTGAGGSIGGELCRQIARLSPARLVLLDAGEYALYRIEMEIGAMDGAAPFSAVLADIRDRAALEAVFDRERPQVVFHAAAYKHVPLVELNPAAGVATNVFGTRTLAETADAFGVEKFVMVSTDKAVNPANVMGATKRVAEIFCQNLDARSRTAFITTRFGNVLGSSGSVVPLFQRQVARGGPVTVTHPEIERYFMTIPEASQLVLQATALGRGGEIFVLDMGEPVKIRELAEQVIRLSGLEPDRDIPIVYTGLRPGEKLYEELLHPDEHLAATAHPKILLARSREVDWAWCQAGLKRLEAVMRRGGPDEIRGALRALVPEYRPAPAAAADAAGS; encoded by the coding sequence ATGAACGGCCGGACCTGGCGGCACCTCTTCGTCCGCCACCGGGTGCGCCTCGTCCGGGCGGCGCTCTTCCTGCACGACGCCCTGGCGCTCACGGCGGCCTGGTTCGGCGCCTACTGGCTCCGGTTCGGCTTTGCGATCCCCGCCCACCACTGGCGCTATGCCGCGCACCTCTGGCCCCTGGTGCTGGCCGTCCAGCTCCTGGTGTTCCGGGCCTGGGGTCTTCACCGCATGGTGATCCGCTTCGTCTCCGTCCCGGATCTCCTGAAGATCCTCGCCGGCGGGGCCACCGCCAACTTCCTGCTGCTCGGCCTCCTCTTCTCCTGGGACCGCCTCGCCTATCTCCCGCGCTCCATCCTTCCGCTCGACTTCCTCCTCGTCGTCTTCTTCCTGGGGGGCGGGCGGTTCCTCTACCGCCTCCTCCGGGAAGGGCTCCCCGGCGCCGGAGCGGGCCTCCGGACCCTGGTGGTGGGCGCCGGGCAGGCGGGCGAGCAACTCGTCCGCGACATGCTCCGCCAGCAGGGCGGCCCCTACCGGCCCGTGGGGTTCCTCGACGACGACCGCGGCAAGGTCGGCCGCGAGATCCTCGGCGTGCGGGTCCTGGGGCGGACCCGGGATCTCCCGGAGATCGCCCGGGAGCTGGGGGCCGAGATGGTCCTCCTCGCCATCCCGTCTGCGGGCCGGCGGACCCTCCGCCGCCTCACCGAGCTTTGCCGGGAGACCGGGCTTCCCTACCGGACGTTGCCTTCCCTCCATGACCTCATGGCCGGCCAGGTGACGGTCTCCGCCCTCCGCGAGGTCACGGTGGAGGACCTCCTCGGCCGGGACCCGGTGCAGCTCGACTGGGCGGCCATCCGGGCCGAGGTGGAGGGGCGCCGCATCCTGGTCACCGGCGCCGGGGGGAGCATCGGCGGGGAACTCTGCCGCCAGATCGCGCGCCTTTCCCCGGCCCGCCTCGTCCTGCTGGACGCCGGGGAATACGCCCTCTACCGGATCGAGATGGAGATCGGGGCCATGGACGGGGCGGCGCCGTTTTCCGCCGTCCTGGCGGACATCCGGGACCGGGCCGCCCTGGAGGCCGTCTTCGACCGGGAGCGGCCCCAGGTGGTCTTCCACGCCGCCGCCTACAAGCACGTCCCCCTGGTGGAGCTCAACCCCGCCGCCGGGGTGGCCACCAACGTCTTCGGCACCCGGACCCTGGCGGAGACCGCCGACGCCTTCGGCGTGGAGAAGTTCGTCATGGTCTCCACCGACAAGGCGGTCAACCCCGCCAACGTCATGGGCGCCACCAAGCGCGTGGCGGAGATCTTCTGCCAGAACCTCGACGCGCGGTCCCGGACCGCCTTCATCACCACCCGGTTCGGCAACGTCCTGGGCTCCTCCGGCTCGGTGGTGCCGCTCTTCCAGCGGCAGGTGGCCCGGGGCGGGCCGGTCACCGTGACCCACCCGGAGATCGAGCGCTACTTCATGACCATCCCCGAGGCCTCCCAGCTGGTGCTCCAGGCCACCGCCCTCGGGCGGGGCGGCGAGATCTTCGTCCTGGACATGGGGGAGCCGGTGAAGATCCGGGAGCTGGCCGAGCAGGTGATCCGGCTCTCCGGCCTCGAGCCCGACCGGGACATCCCCATCGTCTACACCGGGCTTCGGCCCGGGGAAAAGCTCTACGAGGAACTCCTCCACCCCGACGAGCACCTGGCGGCCACCGCCCACCCGAAGATCCTGCTCGCGCGGAGCCGAGAGGTGGATTGGGCCTGGTGCCAGGCCGGGCTGAAACGGCTCGAGGCGGTGATGCGGCGGGGCGGCCCGGACGAGATCCGCGGCGCCCTCCGCGCCCTGGTACCGGAGTACCGGCCGGCACCGGCCGCCGCCGCGGATGCGGCCGGCTCGTGA
- a CDS encoding ABC transporter ATP-binding protein produces the protein MGRVLWELAGVTRRYRVRQGFAGRSGWLTALADVDLELREGEILGLVGESGCGKSTLARVALGLEAPDDGRVRFEGRDVAGLRGADLLAFRRRAQMIFQDPHSSLNPKKTVFQVLREPLRIHRICGRDEERRRVAAALAEVGLDPGAMDRYPHEFSGGQRQRIGLARALMVAPRCLVADEPTSALDVSIQAQMLNLLLDLQERRGLTYLFISHDLPVVQFVAHRVAVMYRGRIIEMMPRAAFLGGGASVPHHPYTEALLASVPLPDPARRGTGRAAVPPEAPGAAGAGCAFAPRCPEADPGCTARPPARRLVGEGHWVACHRRGGGDGA, from the coding sequence ATGGGCCGGGTCCTCTGGGAGCTGGCCGGCGTCACCCGGCGCTACCGCGTCCGGCAGGGGTTCGCCGGGCGCTCCGGCTGGCTCACCGCCCTGGCCGACGTGGATCTCGAGCTCCGGGAGGGCGAGATCCTGGGCCTCGTGGGGGAGAGCGGGTGCGGGAAGTCCACCCTCGCCCGGGTCGCCCTGGGCCTCGAGGCCCCGGACGACGGCCGGGTCCGCTTCGAGGGGCGCGACGTCGCCGGTCTCCGGGGGGCGGATCTCCTGGCCTTCCGCCGTCGCGCCCAGATGATCTTCCAGGATCCGCACTCCTCCCTCAACCCCAAGAAGACCGTCTTCCAGGTGCTCCGCGAGCCGCTTCGCATCCACCGGATCTGCGGCCGGGACGAGGAACGCCGGCGGGTGGCCGCGGCGCTGGCCGAGGTGGGGCTCGACCCGGGGGCCATGGACCGCTACCCGCACGAGTTCAGCGGGGGGCAGCGCCAGCGGATCGGCCTGGCCCGGGCCCTCATGGTGGCGCCCCGGTGCCTCGTGGCCGACGAGCCCACCTCGGCCCTGGACGTCTCCATCCAGGCCCAGATGCTCAACCTGCTCCTGGACCTCCAGGAACGCCGGGGGCTCACCTACCTCTTCATCTCCCACGACCTCCCCGTGGTCCAGTTCGTGGCCCATCGGGTGGCGGTGATGTATCGTGGGCGGATCATCGAAATGATGCCCAGGGCGGCCTTCCTCGGCGGCGGCGCCTCGGTGCCGCACCATCCCTACACGGAGGCGCTGCTCGCCTCGGTCCCGTTGCCGGACCCGGCCCGCCGGGGCACGGGGAGGGCGGCGGTGCCGCCCGAGGCGCCGGGGGCGGCCGGGGCGGGCTGCGCCTTCGCCCCCCGGTGCCCGGAGGCCGACCCGGGCTGTACCGCCCGCCCGCCCGCCCGGCGCCTCGTGGGCGAGGGGCACTGGGTGGCCTGCCACCGGCGGGGCGGCGGGGACGGGGCCTGA
- the obgE gene encoding GTPase ObgE, producing the protein MDFVDQASIHVKAGDGGAGCVSFRRERYVPKGGPDGGDGGDGGSVVFRVDPGLNTLQPFRYRRRFFAPRGAPGRGKNQHGKSGADLVVRVPPGTVVIDEATGLVLRDLTRPGETWVAARGGRGGRGNARFATATRQAPRYAQPGLPGEERRLRLELKLLAEVGLVGLPNAGKSTLLSRISAARPKVAAYPFTTLRPCLGVVTLPGGRSLVAADIPGLIEGAHRGLGMGLDFLRHVERTRVLLHVMDASEGPEAARRAYETVRAEMAAYGAGLDRKPGMVALNKVDLLAPADREAVKGAFAGEGTFLVSAATGEGLPGLLEALYAEVARAEAARGEGAGEEAVWKPGA; encoded by the coding sequence ATGGACTTCGTCGACCAGGCCAGTATCCACGTGAAGGCCGGGGACGGCGGGGCGGGATGCGTGAGCTTTCGGCGGGAGCGCTACGTCCCCAAGGGCGGGCCCGACGGCGGTGACGGGGGCGACGGCGGCAGCGTGGTCTTCCGGGTCGACCCCGGGCTCAACACCCTTCAGCCCTTCCGCTACCGCCGCCGGTTCTTCGCACCCCGAGGGGCACCCGGTCGCGGAAAGAACCAGCACGGGAAGAGCGGCGCCGACCTCGTGGTCCGGGTGCCCCCGGGCACCGTGGTGATCGACGAGGCCACGGGGCTCGTGCTCCGCGACCTCACCCGGCCCGGGGAGACCTGGGTGGCGGCCCGGGGCGGGCGCGGCGGGCGGGGCAACGCCCGGTTCGCCACCGCCACCCGCCAGGCGCCCCGCTACGCCCAGCCGGGCCTTCCCGGCGAGGAGCGCCGGCTGCGCCTCGAGCTCAAGCTGCTGGCCGAGGTGGGCCTGGTGGGGTTGCCCAACGCCGGCAAGTCCACCCTGCTCTCCCGGATCTCGGCGGCCCGGCCAAAGGTGGCGGCCTACCCCTTCACCACGCTGCGGCCCTGCCTCGGGGTGGTGACCCTCCCCGGCGGCCGGAGCCTCGTGGCGGCGGACATCCCCGGGCTCATCGAGGGCGCGCACCGGGGCCTGGGGATGGGGCTCGATTTCCTCCGCCACGTGGAACGGACCCGGGTGCTCCTCCACGTGATGGATGCCTCGGAGGGGCCGGAGGCGGCCCGCCGGGCCTACGAGACCGTGCGCGCCGAGATGGCGGCCTACGGGGCCGGGCTCGACCGGAAACCCGGCATGGTGGCCCTCAACAAGGTGGACCTCCTCGCGCCGGCGGACCGGGAGGCGGTGAAGGGCGCCTTCGCCGGAGAGGGGACCTTTCTCGTCTCCGCCGCCACGGGGGAGGGCCTGCCGGGGTTGCTGGAGGCCCTCTACGCCGAGGTGGCGCGGGCCGAGGCGGCCCGGGGGGAAGGGGCCGGAGAGGAGGCGGTATGGAAACCGGGGGCGTGA
- the nadD gene encoding nicotinate-nucleotide adenylyltransferase codes for MRIGLFGGTFDPIHIGHLRAGEEVWEALGLDEVRFVPAFLPPHKRRGDLTPFGHRLAMVERAVAGVGHLVASAVEAERSGPSFSVETLAGLRAGLGPGPRFFFILGDDAFCDIESWKDYRRLTRYADLVVMGREADRERVAAVIARAFPLHRPAGPDRFEAAGEGGVRLLPVTRLSVSGTDIRRRLAAGRSIRYLVPGPVLRYIEDNGLYRAGDGPGLPEGPAHP; via the coding sequence ATGCGGATCGGCCTTTTCGGGGGCACCTTCGATCCCATCCACATCGGCCACCTGCGCGCGGGGGAAGAGGTCTGGGAGGCCCTCGGGCTCGACGAGGTCCGCTTCGTTCCCGCCTTCCTGCCCCCCCACAAGCGCCGGGGCGACCTCACCCCCTTCGGCCACCGCCTGGCCATGGTGGAACGGGCCGTGGCGGGGGTGGGGCACCTCGTGGCCTCGGCCGTGGAGGCGGAGCGGTCCGGGCCGTCCTTCTCCGTGGAGACGCTGGCGGGGCTCCGGGCCGGGCTCGGCCCCGGCCCCCGCTTCTTCTTCATCCTGGGCGACGATGCCTTCTGCGACATCGAGAGCTGGAAGGACTACCGGCGGCTGACCCGGTACGCGGACCTCGTGGTGATGGGCCGCGAGGCGGACCGGGAGCGGGTGGCGGCCGTGATCGCCCGGGCCTTTCCGCTCCACCGGCCGGCGGGCCCGGACCGGTTCGAGGCGGCGGGGGAAGGGGGGGTCCGGCTGCTCCCGGTGACGCGCCTTTCCGTCTCCGGGACGGACATCCGGCGGCGGCTCGCGGCGGGGCGCTCCATCCGCTACCTCGTCCCTGGGCCTGTCCTTCGTTATATTGAAGACAACGGGCTCTACCGCGCCGGGGACGGCCCCGGCCTCCCGGAGGGCCCGGCCCATCCATGA
- the rpmA gene encoding 50S ribosomal protein L27 has translation MAHKKAGGSSRNGRDSVGQRRGVKRFGGQAVRAGNILVRQLGTRFHPGRNVGMGKDYTLFAKIDGIVRFETVRNRQRVSVYPADSAAS, from the coding sequence ATGGCGCACAAGAAGGCAGGCGGCAGTTCGAGGAACGGGCGCGACAGCGTCGGCCAGCGGCGCGGCGTCAAGCGTTTCGGCGGCCAGGCGGTCCGGGCCGGCAACATCCTGGTCCGCCAGCTCGGGACCCGCTTCCACCCGGGCCGCAACGTGGGCATGGGCAAGGACTACACCCTCTTTGCCAAGATCGACGGCATCGTCCGCTTCGAGACGGTCCGCAACCGCCAGCGCGTCAGCGTCTATCCCGCCGATTCCGCAGCTTCCTGA
- a CDS encoding glutamate-5-semialdehyde dehydrogenase, which yields MNDVAAIVADMGRRARAAARRVAGLSTAVKDEVLLRTAERLVEAKDRIRAANEKDLAAARGKGLSGAFVDRLTLSDRVIDSMVQGLREVAALPDPVGESPRLWRRPNGLTVGRVRIPLGVIGMIYESRPNVTIDAAALCLKAGNAVILRGGSDAIHSNLALAEILQEALAACGVPGDAVQVVPVTDRAAVLELLRLEDDLDLVIPRGGEGLIRFVVENSRIPVLKHYKGVCHVYVDRGADLEMARRICFNAKVQRPGVCNAMEGMLVHREAAEAFLPAMAADFREAGVEMRGCPRTCAIVPEAVAAVEEDWGREFLDLVLAVRVVDSMDEAMDYIARYGSNHTEAIVTRDYARAMRFLREVDASLVLVNASTRFNDGGQLGLGAEIGISTSKLHAYGPMGLEELTTTKFIAFGDGQVRQ from the coding sequence ATGAACGACGTGGCAGCCATAGTGGCGGACATGGGCCGGCGGGCCCGGGCCGCGGCCCGGCGGGTGGCCGGGCTCTCCACCGCGGTGAAGGACGAGGTCCTCCTCCGGACGGCGGAGCGGCTTGTGGAGGCGAAGGACCGCATCCGGGCGGCCAACGAGAAGGACCTCGCGGCGGCCCGCGGAAAGGGCCTCTCCGGGGCCTTCGTGGACCGGCTCACCCTCTCGGACCGGGTGATCGACTCCATGGTCCAGGGGCTCAGGGAGGTGGCGGCCCTCCCGGACCCGGTGGGGGAGAGCCCGCGCCTCTGGCGCCGGCCCAACGGCCTCACCGTGGGCCGGGTTCGGATCCCCCTCGGGGTCATCGGGATGATCTACGAATCCCGCCCCAACGTCACCATCGACGCCGCCGCCCTGTGCCTCAAGGCGGGCAACGCCGTGATCCTGCGCGGCGGTTCCGACGCCATCCATTCCAACCTGGCCCTGGCCGAGATCCTCCAGGAGGCCCTGGCGGCCTGCGGGGTCCCCGGCGACGCCGTCCAGGTGGTGCCGGTGACGGACCGGGCGGCGGTCCTGGAGCTGCTCCGCCTGGAGGACGACCTGGACCTCGTCATCCCGCGGGGCGGGGAGGGGCTCATCCGGTTCGTGGTGGAGAATTCCCGGATCCCGGTGCTCAAGCACTACAAGGGGGTCTGCCACGTCTACGTGGACCGCGGGGCCGATCTCGAGATGGCCCGTCGGATCTGCTTCAACGCCAAGGTCCAGCGGCCGGGTGTCTGTAACGCCATGGAGGGGATGCTGGTCCACCGCGAGGCGGCGGAGGCCTTTCTCCCCGCCATGGCGGCGGATTTCCGGGAGGCCGGCGTCGAGATGCGGGGGTGCCCCCGGACCTGCGCCATCGTCCCCGAGGCGGTCGCCGCCGTGGAGGAGGACTGGGGCCGGGAGTTCCTGGATCTCGTGCTGGCCGTCCGGGTGGTGGACTCCATGGACGAGGCCATGGATTACATCGCCCGCTACGGCTCCAACCACACCGAGGCCATCGTGACCCGCGACTACGCCAGGGCCATGAGGTTCCTCCGGGAGGTGGACGCCTCCCTGGTCCTGGTGAACGCCTCCACCCGTTTCAACGACGGCGGCCAGCTCGGGCTCGGGGCCGAGATCGGGATCAGCACTTCCAAGCTCCATGCCTACGGGCCCATGGGGCTCGAGGAGCTCACCACCACCAAGTTCATCGCCTTCGGGGACGGCCAGGTGAGGCAGTAG